One window of Curtobacterium sp. 458 genomic DNA carries:
- a CDS encoding GNAT family N-acetyltransferase — protein MGGDAQARGELTVLVAWIGTEPVGSGEVTVGDRPELRNLRVEPDQRGRGIGSALIAAAERLAEPSGALRIGVTQDNPDARRLYERAGYVVTDEVEEYDYTFVDDDGRRVTAHEASVYLAKDLRRGD, from the coding sequence GTGGGCGGCGACGCCCAGGCCCGCGGCGAGCTGACCGTCCTCGTCGCCTGGATCGGCACGGAGCCGGTCGGATCCGGCGAGGTGACAGTGGGCGACCGGCCGGAGCTGCGGAACCTCCGGGTCGAGCCGGACCAGCGCGGGCGAGGCATCGGATCGGCCCTCATCGCCGCGGCCGAACGTCTCGCGGAGCCGTCCGGTGCGCTCCGCATCGGCGTCACGCAGGACAACCCGGACGCCCGCCGCCTGTACGAGCGGGCCGGGTACGTCGTGACCGACGAAGTCGAGGAGTACGACTACACCTTCGTGGACGACGACGGTCGGCGGGTCACCGCGCACGAGGCCTCCGTGTACCTCGCCAAGGACCTCCGTCGCGGGGACTGA
- a CDS encoding MFS transporter: MTAMFRSLSGHNYRIWFAGALVSNVGTWMQRTAQDWIVLTQLSDNDAVAVGVTMALQFGPQLLLLPVTGLVADRFDRRKMLMLTQGLMGALGLGLGVMVLTHTATLLSLYGFALALGIVAAFDTPIRQTFVSDVVQGEHVSNAVALNSASFNAARLIGPAVAGVLIAAIGSGWVFVINAASFLAVLLALRFVDPAQLADRPRAKRGKGQIVAGFRYVRTRPDIIVVLCMIFVVGTFGVNFPIFTSTMARIEFHRGAGEFGLLNSVMAIGSVLGALLSARRDRPRMRTLVIASAGFGIACTAAAFAPTYWSFAVVLMFVGLASLTFMTTANALVQTTTAPAMRGRVMALYMAIFAGGTPIGAPIVGAIADAAGPRWAIGVGAASGFVALAIAVVWLVRFERLRLRYDADSRLHLAVTHAVPTVSPRAARAALRQDLSRDEAVANRSSGV; the protein is encoded by the coding sequence GTGACGGCCATGTTCCGGTCCCTCTCGGGACACAACTACCGCATCTGGTTCGCCGGTGCCCTGGTGTCCAACGTCGGCACCTGGATGCAACGAACCGCGCAGGACTGGATCGTCCTCACGCAGCTCTCCGACAACGACGCGGTCGCCGTCGGTGTCACGATGGCGCTCCAGTTCGGGCCGCAGCTGCTCCTCCTGCCCGTCACCGGGCTCGTCGCCGACCGGTTCGACCGCCGGAAGATGCTCATGCTCACGCAGGGGCTGATGGGTGCGCTCGGCCTCGGGCTCGGCGTGATGGTGCTCACCCACACCGCGACGCTGCTGTCGCTGTACGGCTTCGCGCTCGCGCTCGGCATCGTCGCCGCGTTCGACACCCCGATCCGGCAGACCTTCGTCTCCGACGTCGTGCAGGGCGAGCACGTGTCGAACGCCGTGGCGCTCAACTCCGCGTCGTTCAACGCCGCACGGCTCATCGGACCCGCCGTCGCCGGTGTGCTCATCGCGGCGATCGGCTCCGGCTGGGTCTTCGTCATCAACGCGGCGTCGTTCCTGGCCGTGCTCCTCGCGCTGCGGTTCGTCGACCCGGCACAGCTCGCCGACCGCCCGCGTGCGAAGCGCGGCAAGGGCCAGATCGTCGCGGGCTTCCGGTACGTGCGGACACGGCCGGACATCATCGTCGTGCTGTGCATGATCTTCGTCGTGGGGACGTTCGGCGTGAACTTCCCGATCTTCACCTCGACGATGGCCCGCATCGAGTTCCACCGCGGCGCGGGCGAGTTCGGCCTGCTCAACTCGGTCATGGCGATCGGTTCGGTCCTCGGCGCCCTGCTGTCGGCACGACGGGACCGCCCCCGGATGCGCACGCTCGTGATCGCGTCGGCCGGCTTCGGCATCGCCTGCACGGCCGCTGCGTTCGCCCCGACGTACTGGAGCTTCGCGGTCGTCCTCATGTTCGTCGGGCTCGCCTCGCTGACCTTCATGACGACCGCGAACGCCCTCGTGCAGACCACCACGGCGCCCGCGATGCGCGGTCGGGTCATGGCGCTCTACATGGCGATCTTCGCGGGCGGCACCCCGATCGGCGCCCCCATCGTCGGCGCGATCGCCGACGCCGCGGGGCCGCGGTGGGCCATCGGGGTCGGGGCGGCCTCCGGCTTCGTCGCCCTCGCGATCGCCGTGGTCTGGCTCGTCCGCTTCGAGCGCCTCCGACTCCGGTACGACGCCGACTCCCGCCTGCACCTCGCGGTGACCCACGCGGTGCCGACCGTGAGCCCGCGGGCGGCGCGGGCGGCGCTCCGACAGGACCTCTCGCGTGACGAGGCGGTCGCCAACCGGTCGAGCGGCGTCTGA
- a CDS encoding inorganic phosphate transporter yields the protein MDVLVTVVLVIVVALVFDFTNGFHDTANAMATSVATGALKPRTAVLISAVLNVVGAFLSTEVAKTVSQGIIREGQDGIHISPVMIFAGLVGAVLWNLATWYFGLPSSSTHALFGGLIGASIIGAGLNSVDWATVVSKVVLPALLSPVIAGVIALVATYLAYSLTKNATTHGAATGFRHGQTISASLVSLAHGTNDAQKTMGVITLTLIAANYQPSGSGPALWVILACGLAIGLGTYMGGWRIMRTVGKRISDVQSPQGFAAEASSAATILVSSHLGFALSTTHVTSGSVIGSGLGKKLADVHWSVVGRIVVAWVITLPAAAVVGALATAVAATSTVGLVLVAVLALAAGLGFFFLARRKPVTQDNVNEEQPAQQPVAA from the coding sequence ATGGACGTCCTCGTCACCGTCGTGCTGGTGATCGTGGTGGCCCTCGTGTTCGACTTCACGAACGGCTTCCACGACACCGCGAACGCCATGGCCACCTCGGTCGCCACGGGTGCCCTGAAGCCCCGGACCGCCGTGCTCATCTCCGCCGTCCTCAACGTGGTCGGCGCGTTCCTCTCCACCGAGGTCGCCAAGACCGTCTCGCAGGGCATCATCCGCGAGGGCCAGGACGGCATCCACATCTCCCCCGTGATGATCTTCGCCGGACTCGTCGGCGCCGTGCTGTGGAACCTCGCCACGTGGTACTTCGGCCTGCCGTCGTCGTCCACGCACGCGCTGTTCGGCGGCCTCATCGGCGCGTCCATCATCGGCGCCGGACTGAACTCGGTCGACTGGGCCACGGTCGTGTCGAAGGTCGTGCTCCCGGCGCTGCTCTCCCCGGTCATCGCGGGTGTGATCGCCCTCGTCGCGACGTACCTCGCCTACTCGTTGACGAAGAACGCCACGACGCACGGCGCCGCGACCGGGTTCCGGCACGGGCAGACGATCTCCGCGTCGCTCGTCTCGCTGGCGCACGGCACGAACGACGCGCAGAAGACCATGGGCGTCATCACGCTGACCCTCATCGCCGCGAACTACCAGCCGTCGGGCAGCGGACCGGCGCTCTGGGTGATCCTGGCGTGCGGGCTCGCGATCGGCCTCGGCACCTACATGGGCGGGTGGCGGATCATGCGCACGGTCGGCAAGCGCATCTCGGACGTGCAGTCGCCGCAGGGCTTCGCGGCGGAGGCCAGCTCGGCCGCCACGATCCTCGTGTCGTCGCACCTCGGGTTCGCCCTGTCGACCACCCACGTCACGAGCGGCTCGGTGATCGGGTCGGGCCTCGGCAAGAAGCTCGCGGACGTGCACTGGTCCGTCGTCGGGCGGATCGTCGTCGCCTGGGTGATCACGCTGCCGGCCGCCGCGGTCGTCGGTGCCCTCGCGACGGCGGTGGCAGCGACCTCGACGGTCGGGCTCGTCCTCGTCGCGGTCCTCGCCCTGGCGGCGGGCCTCGGCTTCTTCTTCCTCGCGCGCCGCAAGCCGGTGACGCAGGACAACGTCAACGAAGAGCAGCCGGCGCAGCAGCCGGTCGCGGCCTGA
- a CDS encoding MarR family transcriptional regulator, with amino-acid sequence MSPTATRASLATDLRIAVNRLSRTLRNQKADQTVTDAQFSALARLHRDGAMTLADLSRQDGVTPPSMTKTVAVLTERGLVSKRLHGDDRRKVLIGTTDAGAAFVEETRRRRDGWLSPRLTALTPAERQTLADATEIMRRLAQQ; translated from the coding sequence ATGTCCCCCACCGCCACCCGTGCGTCGCTCGCGACCGATCTCCGCATCGCGGTGAACCGGCTCTCGCGGACCCTGCGCAACCAGAAGGCCGACCAGACGGTCACGGACGCGCAGTTCTCCGCCCTCGCCCGACTGCACCGCGACGGAGCGATGACCCTCGCCGACCTCAGCCGGCAGGACGGCGTGACCCCGCCGTCGATGACGAAGACCGTCGCGGTCCTGACCGAGCGCGGACTCGTGTCGAAGCGCCTGCACGGCGACGACCGCCGCAAGGTGCTCATCGGCACCACCGACGCCGGCGCGGCCTTCGTCGAGGAGACCCGACGACGCCGCGACGGCTGGCTGAGCCCGCGGCTCACCGCCCTCACGCCGGCCGAGCGCCAGACGCTCGCCGACGCCACCGAGATCATGAGGAGGCTCGCGCAGCAGTGA
- a CDS encoding MarR family transcriptional regulator — MSTEEVTHSAGYWYDDRSRVDAVDVLNALRRYRTAENAAQRRAREALGVGENALLALRVLLDADQTGRRVNSKQLAEELGITAASTSALVDRLVRSGHVERHPDPHDRRGVFLTASGESMRQAFRVLDQLDESGAEVASSLNAAELRVIVSFLEDMTRVVDHIAPEDAQSDDVAVA, encoded by the coding sequence ATGTCCACCGAGGAAGTCACCCACTCGGCGGGGTACTGGTACGACGATCGCTCGAGGGTCGACGCGGTCGACGTGCTGAACGCCCTCCGCCGCTACCGCACAGCCGAGAACGCCGCACAGCGTCGGGCCCGCGAAGCCCTGGGCGTCGGGGAGAACGCGCTCCTCGCACTCCGGGTGCTGCTCGACGCCGACCAGACCGGGCGGCGTGTCAACTCCAAGCAGCTCGCCGAGGAGCTCGGCATCACCGCCGCGTCGACCTCCGCGCTCGTGGACCGACTCGTGCGCAGCGGCCACGTCGAGCGGCACCCCGACCCGCACGACCGCCGCGGGGTGTTCCTGACCGCCTCCGGCGAGTCGATGCGCCAGGCGTTCCGGGTCCTCGACCAGCTCGACGAGAGCGGTGCGGAGGTCGCGTCCTCGCTGAACGCGGCGGAGCTCCGGGTCATCGTGTCCTTCCTCGAGGACATGACCCGGGTCGTCGACCACATCGCTCCGGAGGACGCGCAGTCGGACGACGTCGCCGTCGCGTAG
- a CDS encoding DNA methyltransferase, which produces MHDDRGPDRVVHGDALDVLPTLDDGSFTLVYLDPPFNTGRKQRRHASTAVRSTGDTAPGAPGRRETVTGFRGGTYERVRGDLLRFDDRFDDYWSFLEPRLLEAWRVLADDGTLYLHLDYRESHYAKVLLDALFGRGSFLNEIVWAYDFGAKSKTRWPTKHDTILVYVKDPARYYFDSAAVDREPYMAPGLVTPEQRERGKLPTDVWWHTIVSPTGREKTGYPTQKPEGVLRRIVQASSREGDWVLDFFAGSGTTGAVATALGRRFVLVDDNAAAIDVMRRRLPGATFSAVG; this is translated from the coding sequence GTGCACGACGACCGCGGACCGGACCGGGTGGTCCACGGGGACGCCCTCGACGTCCTGCCGACCCTCGACGACGGCTCCTTCACGCTCGTCTACCTCGACCCGCCGTTCAACACCGGCCGGAAGCAACGGCGACACGCGAGCACCGCGGTCAGGAGCACGGGTGACACGGCGCCGGGCGCCCCCGGGCGACGCGAGACCGTCACGGGCTTCCGCGGCGGCACGTACGAGCGGGTCCGTGGCGACCTGCTCCGCTTCGACGACCGGTTCGACGACTACTGGTCGTTCCTCGAGCCGCGGCTGCTCGAGGCGTGGCGGGTGCTCGCCGACGACGGGACGCTCTACCTGCACCTCGACTACCGGGAGTCGCACTACGCGAAGGTGCTGCTCGACGCGCTCTTCGGCCGTGGGTCGTTCCTCAACGAGATCGTCTGGGCCTACGACTTCGGGGCGAAGTCGAAGACCCGGTGGCCGACGAAGCACGACACGATCCTCGTCTACGTGAAGGACCCCGCCCGGTACTACTTCGACTCGGCGGCGGTGGACCGCGAGCCGTACATGGCGCCGGGGCTCGTGACGCCCGAGCAGCGGGAGCGCGGCAAGCTGCCGACGGACGTCTGGTGGCACACGATCGTGTCGCCGACCGGCCGTGAGAAGACCGGTTACCCGACGCAGAAGCCCGAGGGCGTGCTCCGCCGCATCGTCCAGGCCTCTTCGCGCGAGGGCGACTGGGTGCTCGACTTCTTCGCCGGCAGCGGCACCACCGGGGCCGTCGCGACTGCCCTCGGCCGCCGGTTCGTGCTCGTCGACGACAACGCAGCGGCGATCGACGTCATGCGTCGGCGCCTGCCCGGCGCGACGTTCTCCGCCGTCGGCTGA
- a CDS encoding GNAT family N-acetyltransferase: MEIIVRAAAEHELHAAATVLAEAFAEDPVLAEIRPPRSGEHRVAVLGRLFAALIRAVPERSSAVDVAIARDRVVGAAFWQAPLPHRGGLRAFVRQVPELVRVLGIAGGLRALAHLRRMERARPAAPHWYLAEIGVSEAVRGQGVGGLLLEHALDRVDRRRQGAYLESSTPHNRRLYRRHGFADGAPLTGFTSAAPVSMWRPAVDQTVGPRPA; encoded by the coding sequence ATGGAGATCATCGTCCGAGCGGCTGCGGAGCACGAGCTGCACGCCGCCGCCACCGTCCTGGCAGAGGCCTTCGCCGAGGACCCGGTGCTCGCCGAGATCCGGCCTCCGCGTTCCGGCGAGCACCGGGTGGCCGTGCTCGGGCGGCTGTTCGCCGCCTTGATCCGAGCGGTGCCGGAACGGTCGAGCGCCGTCGACGTCGCGATCGCGCGTGACCGGGTCGTCGGCGCTGCGTTCTGGCAGGCGCCGCTCCCGCACCGAGGCGGGCTCCGGGCGTTCGTGCGGCAGGTGCCGGAACTCGTGCGGGTGCTCGGGATCGCGGGCGGACTCCGGGCGCTCGCCCACCTGCGCCGGATGGAGCGTGCCCGCCCGGCCGCGCCGCACTGGTACCTCGCCGAGATCGGCGTGTCGGAGGCCGTGCGTGGGCAGGGCGTCGGCGGGCTGCTGCTCGAGCACGCACTCGACCGGGTGGACCGGCGACGGCAGGGCGCGTACCTGGAGTCGTCGACCCCGCACAACCGACGGCTCTACCGGCGGCACGGGTTCGCCGACGGGGCACCGCTCACCGGGTTCACGTCCGCGGCACCCGTGTCGATGTGGCGGCCCGCGGTGGACCAGACCGTCGGGCCGCGGCCGGCCTAG
- a CDS encoding biotin/lipoate A/B protein ligase family protein, protein MHGEYKVPGGKLVVVDLEVVDGSIQEFRLAGDFFLEPDDALPLIDAAVNGLSSTTDAAGIAAAVRGALPEGAQLLGFTPESVGVAVRRGLSRASSWQDYDWEVIHEGPISPNEHLALDQVLTEEVGAGRRGPTLRIWEWDESAVVIGSFQSLKNEVDPEGAAKYGVQVVRRISGGGAMFMEAGAIISYSLYVPADLVQGMTFADSYAYLDEWVIEALKSLGVDAYYQPLNDITSAKGKIGGAAQKRLGTGAVLHHATMSYDMDGQKMVEVLRIGREKMSDKGTTSAAKRVDPLRSQTGLPRAEVIERLIGTFTKLYGAHEGHVTEAERQRAQELIDTKFATKEWLERVP, encoded by the coding sequence GTGCACGGTGAGTACAAGGTCCCAGGCGGGAAGCTCGTCGTCGTCGACCTCGAGGTCGTCGACGGATCGATCCAGGAGTTCCGGCTCGCCGGTGACTTCTTCCTCGAACCGGACGACGCGCTGCCGCTGATCGACGCCGCCGTGAACGGCCTGTCGTCGACGACGGACGCCGCCGGGATCGCCGCCGCCGTCCGCGGCGCGCTGCCGGAGGGGGCGCAGCTGCTCGGCTTCACGCCGGAGTCGGTCGGGGTCGCGGTCCGCCGGGGGCTCTCGCGGGCGTCCTCGTGGCAGGACTACGACTGGGAGGTCATCCACGAGGGGCCGATCTCCCCGAACGAGCACCTCGCGCTCGACCAGGTGCTCACCGAGGAGGTCGGGGCGGGCCGTCGTGGCCCGACGCTCCGCATCTGGGAGTGGGACGAATCCGCGGTCGTGATCGGCTCGTTCCAGTCCCTCAAGAACGAGGTCGACCCCGAGGGGGCCGCGAAGTACGGCGTGCAGGTCGTGCGGCGCATCTCCGGTGGCGGCGCGATGTTCATGGAGGCGGGCGCGATCATCTCCTACTCGCTCTACGTGCCGGCCGACCTCGTGCAGGGCATGACCTTCGCCGACTCGTACGCCTACCTCGACGAGTGGGTGATCGAGGCGCTGAAGTCGCTCGGGGTCGACGCGTACTACCAGCCGCTCAACGACATCACCTCGGCGAAGGGGAAGATCGGCGGCGCCGCGCAGAAGCGCCTCGGCACCGGAGCCGTGCTCCACCACGCCACGATGAGCTACGACATGGACGGCCAGAAGATGGTCGAGGTGCTCCGGATCGGCCGCGAGAAGATGAGCGACAAGGGCACGACCTCGGCAGCGAAGCGCGTCGACCCGCTGCGCTCCCAGACCGGCCTGCCCCGCGCGGAGGTGATCGAGCGGCTGATCGGCACGTTCACGAAGCTCTACGGCGCGCACGAGGGGCACGTCACCGAGGCCGAGCGGCAGCGGGCGCAGGAGCTCATCGACACGAAGTTCGCGACGAAGGAGTGGCTCGAGCGCGTGCCGTGA
- a CDS encoding TetR family transcriptional regulator, giving the protein MTEDEGTRGYRSRADRREELLDAAALVVRDEGLGGLTTRAVAARAGVAHGVVHYVFGARRHLVVALLERQARASLPRVLGAADAHDDLTAALDAAVAAWIELVRTEPERFRLLEAVSASGPGAAGDGPLLETERRLWRDAVDAALRHWSTMHDVVLAVPTPVAADAVIAVVDGLTRSSASDPDGAATDRSRALLVRGLAHALSTAP; this is encoded by the coding sequence ATGACGGAGGACGAGGGGACGCGCGGGTACCGCAGTCGTGCCGACCGGCGTGAGGAGCTGCTCGACGCCGCGGCCCTCGTCGTCCGCGACGAGGGGCTCGGTGGACTGACGACCCGTGCCGTGGCTGCCCGCGCCGGGGTCGCACACGGGGTGGTCCACTACGTGTTCGGCGCCCGGAGGCACCTCGTCGTCGCCCTGCTCGAGCGCCAGGCCCGCGCGTCGCTGCCTCGTGTGCTCGGTGCGGCCGACGCCCACGACGACCTCACGGCAGCACTCGACGCCGCCGTGGCCGCGTGGATCGAGCTGGTCCGCACCGAACCCGAACGCTTCCGCCTGCTCGAGGCCGTGAGTGCCAGCGGGCCGGGTGCCGCTGGGGACGGTCCGCTGCTCGAGACGGAGCGCCGACTCTGGCGTGACGCGGTCGACGCAGCGCTGCGGCACTGGTCCACGATGCACGACGTCGTCCTCGCGGTGCCCACGCCGGTCGCGGCCGACGCCGTCATCGCCGTGGTCGACGGCCTGACGCGGTCGTCCGCGAGCGACCCGGACGGCGCCGCGACGGACCGATCGCGTGCGCTCCTGGTGCGGGGCCTCGCCCACGCGCTCAGCACGGCACCCTGA
- a CDS encoding GNAT family N-acetyltransferase: protein MATPEVRNDTEQQQYSLVEDGEVIGLAAYEIEGDEIRFVHTEVDPEHRGGGHASMLVQAALDDVRANSSRTVVPQCSYVKAWIERHPDYQELTAR from the coding sequence ATGGCGACACCCGAGGTCCGGAACGACACCGAGCAGCAGCAGTACTCCCTCGTCGAGGACGGGGAGGTGATCGGACTCGCGGCGTACGAGATCGAGGGCGACGAGATCCGCTTCGTGCACACCGAGGTGGACCCCGAGCACCGCGGCGGCGGCCACGCATCCATGCTCGTGCAGGCGGCGCTCGACGACGTGCGCGCGAACTCGTCCCGCACCGTCGTGCCGCAGTGCAGCTACGTCAAGGCCTGGATCGAGCGGCACCCGGACTACCAGGAGCTCACCGCGCGCTGA
- a CDS encoding alpha-E domain-containing protein has translation MLSHLAGSVFRLGAAVEHTDAVARLLDVYVARRHPSTAPPVQTASVALRTVVGAVVQRDADLAVTLDALALDRHEPASIASAIAVARDSARRAREVVSTELWDCLDVTRSRMPRKVGGDRAHDFLTWAKERSALAVGVVDGDASRDEVWAFFTLGRSLTRCRTTAALLGSELLAPGSAESWSDALRGCGAREAFHRGAHHDVEPAEAAAFLLLDTNSPRALGFLAHRAADGLAGVAPACVAEQVAGFRRAVAALDAVAPEDALTALPGVTTHLAAAAAAADRALEERVFQVATPVT, from the coding sequence GTGCTGAGCCATCTCGCCGGGAGCGTCTTCCGCCTCGGTGCCGCCGTCGAGCACACCGACGCCGTCGCCCGACTCCTGGACGTCTACGTCGCCCGACGGCACCCGTCGACCGCGCCGCCGGTGCAGACGGCCTCCGTGGCGCTCCGGACCGTCGTGGGTGCAGTGGTCCAGCGCGACGCGGACCTCGCCGTCACCCTCGACGCCCTGGCGCTCGACCGTCACGAGCCGGCATCCATCGCGAGTGCGATCGCGGTCGCCCGGGACAGCGCGCGCCGGGCTCGCGAGGTCGTGTCCACCGAGCTGTGGGACTGCCTGGACGTGACCCGGTCCCGGATGCCCCGCAAGGTCGGCGGGGACCGAGCGCACGACTTCCTCACCTGGGCGAAGGAGCGCAGCGCGCTCGCCGTCGGGGTCGTCGACGGTGACGCCAGCCGTGACGAGGTGTGGGCGTTCTTCACCCTCGGCCGGTCGCTCACCCGGTGCCGCACGACCGCGGCACTGCTCGGTTCCGAACTGCTCGCCCCCGGATCCGCCGAGTCGTGGTCGGACGCGCTGCGCGGCTGCGGTGCCCGCGAGGCGTTCCACCGCGGAGCCCACCACGACGTCGAACCCGCCGAGGCTGCAGCGTTCCTGCTCCTCGACACGAACAGCCCGCGTGCGCTCGGCTTCCTCGCCCACCGAGCGGCCGACGGGCTCGCGGGCGTGGCTCCGGCGTGCGTGGCCGAGCAGGTCGCGGGGTTCCGGCGCGCGGTCGCGGCGCTCGACGCGGTCGCGCCCGAGGACGCGCTGACCGCACTGCCCGGTGTGACGACGCACCTCGCGGCAGCCGCTGCGGCGGCCGACAGGGCGCTCGAGGAGCGCGTGTTCCAGGTGGCCACCCCCGTCACCTGA
- a CDS encoding glucose 1-dehydrogenase, giving the protein MSEFEGKVAVVTGGGSGIGEAIAKELAAAGAKVVVTDIKEDAAQRVVSEIEAAGGTASAFEANSALAADNERMVRFAVDTYGALHLAVNNAGIGAAPQPIGEYDVDAWDRVRAVDLDGVFYGLRYEIPAMLAVGGGAIVNMSSVLGSVGIAQNAAYVASKHALVGLTKVAALEYTAQGVRTNAVGPGFIDTPLVRSSLSAEALSALEQEHAAGRLGTDAEVAALVLFLLSDKASFISGSYHLVDGGYSAH; this is encoded by the coding sequence ATGTCCGAGTTCGAGGGCAAGGTCGCCGTCGTCACCGGTGGCGGCAGCGGCATCGGCGAAGCGATCGCGAAGGAGCTCGCTGCGGCGGGCGCGAAGGTCGTCGTCACCGACATCAAGGAGGACGCCGCACAGCGCGTCGTGTCGGAGATCGAGGCCGCGGGCGGGACCGCGAGCGCGTTCGAGGCGAACTCCGCGCTGGCCGCCGACAACGAGCGCATGGTGCGATTCGCGGTCGACACGTACGGAGCGCTGCACCTCGCCGTGAACAACGCCGGCATCGGTGCCGCCCCGCAGCCCATCGGCGAGTACGACGTCGACGCGTGGGACCGCGTGCGTGCGGTCGACCTCGACGGTGTCTTCTACGGACTCCGCTACGAGATCCCCGCGATGCTCGCCGTCGGCGGTGGCGCGATCGTGAACATGTCGTCGGTGCTCGGCTCGGTCGGCATCGCCCAGAACGCCGCGTACGTCGCCTCGAAGCACGCACTCGTCGGGCTGACCAAGGTCGCCGCGCTCGAGTACACGGCGCAGGGTGTCCGCACGAACGCGGTCGGCCCCGGCTTCATCGACACCCCGCTCGTGCGCTCGTCGCTCTCCGCCGAGGCGCTCTCGGCCCTCGAGCAGGAGCACGCCGCCGGTCGGCTCGGCACCGACGCCGAGGTCGCCGCGCTCGTGCTGTTCCTCCTGAGCGACAAGGCGTCGTTCATCAGCGGCAGCTACCACCTGGTGGACGGCGGCTACAGCGCCCACTGA
- a CDS encoding alpha/beta hydrolase encodes MPTFSAARGDSSFTDAHGVEIVYSTWRAGKPKGIVQIAHGVGEHSLRYEPLAQDLVRAGWTVHANDHRGHGRTGLAQWDGDHAKLGRLGPGGLRAAIAAVEQLSALAREDTPGVPLVLLGHSWGSLMAQRIVNTSSALYDGVVLSATAYRLPGWMNSGDLNARFAGAGPTKYEWISRDRAVIDAIGLDPLAVEADVIRLFGLPDTLRLLGVPRRGIPHDLPMLLQVGSDDTLGGPRSVERLARAYRTRGKLSDVEVRVYEGARHEVYNETNRDEVVGDLVAWLERTVAR; translated from the coding sequence GTGCCGACCTTCTCCGCAGCCCGAGGGGACTCCTCGTTCACCGACGCGCACGGCGTCGAGATCGTCTACTCCACCTGGCGAGCCGGCAAGCCGAAGGGCATCGTGCAGATCGCCCACGGTGTCGGCGAGCACTCGCTGCGCTACGAGCCACTCGCACAGGACCTCGTGCGCGCCGGCTGGACCGTGCACGCCAACGACCACCGCGGGCACGGGCGCACCGGGCTCGCGCAGTGGGACGGCGACCACGCGAAGCTCGGCCGGCTCGGCCCCGGGGGCTTGCGTGCCGCGATCGCGGCGGTCGAGCAGCTCAGCGCCCTCGCCCGCGAGGACACCCCCGGCGTCCCGCTCGTCCTGCTCGGGCACTCGTGGGGCTCGCTCATGGCGCAGCGGATCGTCAACACGTCGAGTGCGCTCTACGACGGCGTCGTGCTCTCCGCGACCGCGTACCGGCTGCCCGGGTGGATGAACAGCGGGGACCTCAACGCCCGGTTCGCCGGGGCCGGACCGACGAAGTACGAGTGGATCAGTCGCGACCGCGCGGTGATCGACGCGATCGGCCTGGATCCACTCGCGGTCGAGGCCGATGTCATCCGGCTCTTCGGCCTCCCGGACACCCTCCGGCTGCTCGGGGTCCCGCGTCGGGGCATCCCGCACGACCTCCCGATGCTCCTGCAGGTCGGCTCCGACGACACCCTCGGCGGGCCGCGGTCCGTCGAGCGCCTGGCGCGGGCGTACCGGACGCGCGGGAAGCTGTCGGACGTCGAGGTGCGGGTGTACGAGGGGGCGCGGCACGAGGTCTACAACGAGACCAACCGCGACGAGGTCGTGGGCGACCTCGTCGCGTGGCTGGAGCGCACGGTCGCGCGCTGA